The Mucilaginibacter terrae region TTAAAAATATAGCACCATTCTGCCCATATTGCAACTTTCATAAAACAAGATACATTCGAGGCACACATGGTAGAGGGGCCGAAGGGTTTCAATTAGATCATTTCTTTGATAAAGCTACGCACCCGTTGATCAGCTTTTCAGTTTTTAACCTAGTCCCGTGTGATTGGCCATGTAATGGAACAAATAAACTCTCTACTGATTTCTCAGACGAATACCATTTAAACCCTTACACAGATGGCTTTAATCAGACAATGGTATTTAAAGCCAAGATCGATCCAACAGAGCTGACTGTATCAAAAATCCTGTTTAAAATAAATGAGAATTTCCCATCGGATCGATACAAGCAATTAACAGGCAATGATCCTTCAGTTGACGTAGATACACTACATGGCAATCTCAATGTCTTTCAGTTTAATAGCAGGTATAATGATGTCGATATTTTAGAGAGAGCAGGGTATGTGATCGAAAACCTTAACCATACCATAAATAATCACCGGATTTTCAAAGAAGTGCTGGGTGACACAGCTGATTCATATACAAATTATAAAAACTGGTATCAAAGAAATACAGCCGGTCGATTTGACCCTCTTGAATTTATACACCTGCCATTATCAAAGCTATGGCGTGATTTACATGATGACATTTACTTAAAAAAGGCAACTGAACTACCAGAGGGGGCAAAAGACATAATAAATAGACATTACACGGTCATACCTTAACTACAAACGTAAAATTTGTTAAAATGCATCCCCGGCATTGCGGCTTAACCTATCCCCTTTGGTAACTTAAACAAAGTCCCAACATCCCCTCTTTTTGTTTAATTCAATTAGTAGCTTTTGCCATGCAAAACGCTGGAAAATCCTAAACCGAAGAAACGTAAAGGATAGGTAAAGTCATTAAGAGGAACTTTTACATAAGTTACCTTTTCTGTTTGATAATTGGCTAATAATTTAGTTATAAGGCTTTTAAGTTTGCAGTAAAAACTATATTACCCAATCATAATATTAAATGGATTACTTACGCTTTTTGATTGATTATTCGTTTTAATAATTTCGTGGTACCCCGAAAAACTGCATTTTGATGGGAAGCAACATCGAACCACGAGAGTCAATGAAATTGCTTTTGCCATATACTGTATTTCCAGTAACTGAGAGGCAAAAGGAGAAGATCAACCGATGAAAATCACGCTTGCCCAATATAGGCACCTACTTGGGTTCGAACCAGAATTATATTGTTAAAAAAATTTGCAGGTCTGTAATCAAACGGTTCGACTTTGGTGCTATTAAGGGTATCTGTGGCTGGTAGCCCCAACGAGACTCGAATCTGAAGATTCGGTTATAAAATTAAAAATCCAATAATTCTTTGGGATGTACATCTAATCCTTTCGCGAGTTTAAAAATCGTGGATAATTGAATGTCCTTTTGACCTCTTTCAACGCTTAGAATATACGCGCTGCTTGATAACTCGCTGCTTATAGCCAAATCTCCTGACGATAGAGATTTTAACTTCCTTATTGATCTCAATTTTTTT contains the following coding sequences:
- a CDS encoding helix-turn-helix domain-containing protein, which produces MEPNFNNFRIDFGKKLRSIRKLKSLSSGDLAISSELSSSAYILSVERGQKDIQLSTIFKLAKGLDVHPKELLDF